GAAAGTATGGATTTCCAGTAATTCGTCATATCTTCCCGGTTTCAGATACTTGATATTATACTCGGAAACTGGCAGCCAAATGCCCTTGTTTTCAATCTCATTGTATGAAATTCCGATGCTCCTAAAGAGCTCCACACGGGCCACTTCCAGGTACTGGGCATAGTTGCCGTAGTAAACATATTTCATAGGGTCGGTTTCCCCATAACGCACACGTAATGAATGTGTTGTGTGTATCATTATAAAGTTTTGAGTGACAACATACAAATAACTTTT
The sequence above is a segment of the Chryseobacterium taklimakanense genome. Coding sequences within it:
- a CDS encoding acyl-CoA thioesterase, whose translation is MIHTTHSLRVRYGETDPMKYVYYGNYAQYLEVARVELFRSIGISYNEIENKGIWLPVSEYNIKYLKPGRYDELLEIHTFIKKKPGVRIVFEYEIYNHSKEKITEATVTLFFLDSQHNKIIKCPDFLMELIDAHWKPEN